The following are encoded together in the Babylonia areolata isolate BAREFJ2019XMU chromosome 30, ASM4173473v1, whole genome shotgun sequence genome:
- the LOC143275344 gene encoding uncharacterized protein LOC143275344 isoform X2: MADAGAGSALAGASLIDLIDMDLEEMGDEPMQLSMGRTSFIPAHTHSGSPLDELRVPPVVHDHFFNRFGDLFDDDDLC; the protein is encoded by the exons atggCTGATGCTGGTGCCGGTTCTGCCCTGGCGGGCGCTTCGTTGATAGATCTCATTGACATGGATTTAGAGGAG ATGGGAGACGAACCGATGCAGCTGTCAATGGGGAGGACATCCTtcatcccagcacacacacactcaggatcTCCCCTCGACGAGTTGAGAGTCCCGCCAGTGGTGCATGATCACTTCTTCAACA GGTTTGGTGACCTGTTTGATGACGACGATTTATGTTAA
- the LOC143275344 gene encoding uncharacterized protein LOC143275344 isoform X1, producing MLFLLFQSFCSLCLYYLLYAMTQPFCLRAQEPLFLLPPNCAVVSKKKFIMADAGAGSALAGASLIDLIDMDLEEMGDEPMQLSMGRTSFIPAHTHSGSPLDELRVPPVVHDHFFNRFGDLFDDDDLC from the exons atgctctttttattattccaatcattctgttcgctttgtttatactatttgttatatGCAATGACACAACCGTTCTGTCTGCGAGCCCAAGAGCCGCTCTTTCTGTTACCTCCCAACTGTGCAGTG gtgagtaaaaaaaaattcatcatggCTGATGCTGGTGCCGGTTCTGCCCTGGCGGGCGCTTCGTTGATAGATCTCATTGACATGGATTTAGAGGAG ATGGGAGACGAACCGATGCAGCTGTCAATGGGGAGGACATCCTtcatcccagcacacacacactcaggatcTCCCCTCGACGAGTTGAGAGTCCCGCCAGTGGTGCATGATCACTTCTTCAACA GGTTTGGTGACCTGTTTGATGACGACGATTTATGTTAA